The following proteins are encoded in a genomic region of Arachis stenosperma cultivar V10309 chromosome 4, arast.V10309.gnm1.PFL2, whole genome shotgun sequence:
- the LOC130975193 gene encoding telomere repeat-binding protein 5-like, whose translation MVLQKRMNYSFDGYHVPVIPRASRSVRGRGSIRKKRDSSHIHAFEILASVAGNFLHANESSNPENTSFAKEADLFHGNDVKEKENDETVGLFKGDLFTHGTCSKTTTTCVPSLQGEHDNQSHLEGQGQNVLEREDGGMKRRNSNEKIIHIKGSYVGVTEPGHRVFKDCTLENNVEKPLPECRNHLDSSHGGSTARKLVNTDNDENFARCTQSNLRNKISSPPLDTPKLKDASPIASDENNSRDNSELENLQRMYPFKKRKFFNQTSSSTSDRGSQCQGVFDFSDSKVNSTIHGTGIEESSSIAGQQLHPGSKGCNVKLSIKSFKVPELFIDIPETATIGSLKRTVMEAVTTILGDELHVGILLQGKKIRDDNKTLIQTGICQDDKRHRLGFMLEPRHTRISSPSYNEDPCYLTSSPQQKLSRQSTSLMFQQGTYNVSQERSLIKIESCAEGDLKLASSVADTSANNNMSKCRALVAVPAINMQALAVVPLRRKSGNPDFGQRRIRRPFSVLEVEALVQAVEKLGTGRWRDVKQRAFDHAKHRTYVDLKDKWKTLVHTARISPQQRRGEPVPQELLDRVLAAHAYWSQQQCKHQLKPL comes from the exons ATGGTGTTGCAGAAGAGGATGAACTATAGTTTTGATGGCTATCATGTGCCTGTCATTCCTAGAGCTTCAAGATCTGTTAGg GGGAGGGGTTCCATCCGGAAGAAGCGCGACAGCAGTCATATACATGCTTTCGAAATTCTAGCTAGCGTAGCTGGCAATTTCTTGCATGCAAACGAGAGTTCCAACCCTGAAAACACTTCTTTTGCAAAAGAAGCTGATCTTTTTCATGGTAAtgatgtaaaggagaaagagaatgatgaaacagTAGGGTTGTTTAAGGGGGACCTTTTCACGCACGGGACGTGTAGCAAAACTACCACTACTTGTGTCCCTAGTTTGCAAGGAGAACATGACAACCAAAG CCATCTTGAAGGGCAAGGACAAAATGTCCTTGAGAGAGAAGATGGAGGCATGAAAAGAAGAAATTCTAATGAGAAAATCATCCATATCAAAGGCAGCTATGTCGGAGTTACTGAACCAGGTCATAGGGTATTTAAAGATTGCACTTTGGAAAATAATGTGGAAAAGCCTTTGCCAGAGTGTCGCAATCATCTTGATTCTTCGCACGGCGGTTCCACTGCTAGGAAATTAGTTAATACAGATAATGACGAAAACTTTGCTCGGTGCACTCAATCAAACTTGAGGAATAAGATATCGAGTCCACCACTAGACACACCAAAACTGAAGGATGCAAGTCCTATTGCAAGTG ATGAGAACAATAGTAGAGACAACTCTGAACTCGAAAATTTACAACGCATGTATCCATTTAAGAAGAGGAAGTTCTTTAATCAGACCTCATCATCCACATCCGATAGAGGCTCTCAGTGTCAAGGCGTATTTGATTTTTCAGACAGCAAAGTTAATAGCACAATCCATGGTACAG GGATTGAAGAATCGTCCTCTATAGCTGGTCAACAGCTTCATCCTGGATCCAAGGGTTGTAATG TGAAGCTTAGCATAAAATCCTTCAAAGTCCCGGAGCTTTTCATTGATATACCAGAAACTGCAACAATTGGATCACTGAAG AGGACAGTGATGGAGGCTGTGACAACTATACTAGGAGATGAACTACATGTCGGCATCCTTTTGCAGGGAAAGAAGATTCGAGACGACAACAAAACTCTGATTCAGACAGGGATATGCCAAGATGACAAACGTCATAGGTTAGGGTTCATGTTGGAGCCAAGACATACTAGGATTTCTTCACCTTCGTACAATGAAGACCCTTGTTATTTAACTTCTAGTCCACAACAAAAGTTATCTAG GCAATCAACATCATTAATGTTCCAACAGGGAACATATAATGTATCTCAAGAACGCTCTCTGATCAAAATTGAAAGTTGTGCTGAAGGTGATCTCAAATTGGCCTCCTCTGTAGCAGATACTTCAGCAAACAATAACATGTCCAAGTGTCGTGCTCTAGTAGCAGTTCCTGCCATTAACATGCAAGCATTAGCTGTGGTCCCATTGCGGCGCAAATCTGGGAATCCTGACTTCGGACAGCGTCGAATTAGGAGGCCTTTCTCTGTCCTTGAAGTAGAAGCATTGGTTCAGGCAGTTGAAAAACTTGGAACTGGAAG GTGGCGCGATGTCAAACAACGTGCTTTCGATCATGCAAAGCATCGAACTTATGTGGATTTGAAG GATAAGTGGAAGACATTGGTGCACACAGCAAGAATCTCCCCTCAGCAAAGAAGAGGAGAA